The proteins below come from a single Leptospirillum ferriphilum genomic window:
- the galU gene encoding UTP--glucose-1-phosphate uridylyltransferase GalU, with translation MQKVRKAVFPLAGHGTRFLPMTKSSPKEMLPIIDKPVVQYVVEEAVESGIRQIVMVTGRGKRAIEDHFDISYELEDVLRKKNKLDILAELQRIASLSEITYIRQKEALGLGHAVLCSEMVVGNEPFAVALGDEILYGPKSGLAQLLEVYEELQAPVIGLQRVPRSEVSHYGIVDGTPVRDGLFRVDRLVEKPKAQDAPSDYAIIGRYILTPDVYGILGTQKPGVGGEIQLTDALNTLARLRPVYAMEIQGDRFDTGDKMGFLKATVHFALKRGDLSEEFRTFLQGVLAQGSLNPESEIPGETVYANR, from the coding sequence ATGCAAAAGGTTCGGAAAGCCGTTTTTCCCCTCGCCGGTCACGGCACCCGTTTTCTGCCCATGACCAAGTCGTCCCCCAAGGAAATGCTTCCGATCATCGACAAACCGGTCGTCCAGTATGTCGTGGAAGAGGCGGTCGAGTCGGGAATCCGTCAGATCGTCATGGTGACGGGACGGGGAAAAAGGGCGATCGAGGACCACTTCGACATCTCCTACGAACTGGAAGACGTTCTCCGCAAGAAGAACAAGCTCGACATCCTCGCCGAACTCCAGAGGATCGCGTCTCTTTCGGAGATCACCTATATCCGGCAAAAGGAAGCCCTCGGTCTCGGACATGCCGTCCTGTGCTCGGAGATGGTGGTCGGAAACGAGCCTTTTGCCGTTGCCCTGGGGGACGAGATCCTCTACGGACCCAAGTCGGGACTCGCCCAGCTTCTGGAAGTCTACGAGGAGCTCCAGGCTCCGGTGATCGGACTCCAGAGGGTGCCACGTTCCGAAGTCAGCCACTATGGCATCGTGGACGGCACTCCCGTCCGGGACGGACTCTTCCGCGTGGACCGGCTCGTCGAAAAGCCGAAAGCCCAGGACGCGCCTTCCGATTATGCCATCATCGGCCGCTACATCCTGACACCGGATGTCTACGGCATTCTCGGAACTCAAAAACCGGGAGTTGGCGGCGAAATCCAGCTGACAGATGCCCTGAACACCCTGGCTCGCCTGCGTCCTGTCTATGCCATGGAAATCCAGGGCGACCGCTTCGACACCGGGGACAAGATGGGCTTCTTGAAAGCCACGGTGCATTTCGCTTTGAAGAGAGGGGATCTTTCGGAGGAGTTTCGGACTTTTCTCCAGGGAGTCCTGGCCCAGGGAAGCCTGAATCCGGAGTCCGAAATTCCGGGAGAAACGGTGTATGCGAACCGATAG
- a CDS encoding ATP-binding protein: MKLHTILPVFSLLMTVLAAGLTSIVRRWSVSTLASLLVLLFALLGGLADFAALRIHNLQHLELAFRVAFAGECLTAASVLLFSILYSRVQPASRFFEMGIPLTIAGLGFVFFFTSLFLDNHLFRLLPLPQTHSVLLISEPGLSAVSLFLIGTLLFSLYQMSRTYLAAGTMERWNIKYPLIGVSLWSFSLILLHANQLVNNGFDRSFLLLEHIGILSMDALFLYAFLVQKTEEVALSLTRSTVNRSVLILLGGAGLLVLGGIGTTMGTLGPIWGKLSSSLTLFLGLGAFVVVFSSERLRRELESFLGVHVYSNRYDYRNAWMTLTRALSDSGRPGDIIPTLMETTREMTLSPTLSFATITESNEPVLHLQETLGWKADRNTRKQTLPPAWLPLLKRGIPLHSADSPDVKETENKKPLSLEPLFSSLNASWIVPLQYQDRLLGLLGLNIKTRGTLTIREDRLFLQALGAQWSSLLANASLSREMAGKREAEFLSSLRAFTFHDLKNAGVALKLLVHNARKNIDSPEFQQELLFCLQNISEQIDSSMSQLLSPFQQEYSKTLDFDPVILIQNTVRALNWDNLPGLAIKLSLSDTPPVTGNPRVLETTLRNLLINAREAFADSGEILIETRTESDRLILVVSDNGPGMSREFIETRLFRPFQTTKKKGTGLGLFSCKLLIEQSGGTIEVHSREGEGTEFRITLPYASI, from the coding sequence ATGAAACTTCATACGATCCTCCCGGTTTTCTCACTTCTAATGACGGTCCTTGCCGCGGGACTGACCAGCATCGTCCGCCGGTGGTCCGTATCAACTCTTGCGTCCCTTCTTGTCCTTCTTTTCGCCCTGCTGGGGGGACTGGCCGACTTTGCCGCCCTCCGGATCCACAATCTTCAACATCTTGAACTGGCCTTCCGGGTGGCCTTCGCGGGTGAATGCCTGACCGCCGCCTCCGTCCTGCTCTTTTCCATTCTGTATTCAAGAGTCCAGCCGGCTTCCCGATTTTTTGAAATGGGCATTCCCCTGACAATCGCCGGACTGGGATTTGTCTTCTTTTTCACAAGCCTCTTTCTGGACAACCACCTGTTTCGTCTGCTGCCCCTTCCCCAGACCCATTCCGTCCTCCTGATCAGCGAACCGGGACTTTCGGCCGTCAGCCTTTTTCTGATCGGAACGCTTCTGTTTTCTCTCTACCAAATGTCCCGAACCTACCTGGCCGCCGGCACGATGGAGCGGTGGAACATCAAATATCCCCTGATCGGGGTTTCTCTCTGGTCCTTTTCTCTCATCCTGCTCCATGCGAACCAGCTCGTGAACAACGGATTCGACCGGTCTTTCCTGCTCCTCGAACATATCGGAATCCTTTCGATGGACGCTCTTTTTCTCTATGCCTTCCTTGTCCAGAAGACAGAAGAAGTCGCCCTTTCCCTGACAAGAAGCACCGTGAACCGGTCCGTTCTGATCCTCCTCGGGGGGGCGGGACTCCTGGTCCTGGGCGGCATCGGGACGACCATGGGGACCCTGGGCCCCATCTGGGGGAAACTCTCGTCCAGCCTGACGCTCTTTCTGGGGCTGGGCGCATTCGTCGTCGTCTTCTCCTCCGAACGCCTCCGCCGCGAACTCGAAAGCTTCCTCGGGGTCCATGTCTACTCCAACCGGTACGACTACCGGAACGCGTGGATGACGCTGACCCGGGCTCTCTCCGATTCCGGGCGTCCGGGCGACATCATCCCGACTCTGATGGAAACAACCCGGGAGATGACCCTCTCTCCCACCCTGTCCTTCGCGACAATCACCGAGTCGAACGAACCGGTCCTGCATCTCCAGGAAACTCTCGGGTGGAAAGCGGACAGGAACACCCGGAAACAGACACTTCCTCCGGCGTGGCTCCCCCTTCTCAAGCGGGGGATTCCCCTTCATTCCGCCGATTCTCCGGATGTCAAGGAAACCGAAAACAAAAAACCTCTTTCCCTCGAGCCCCTTTTTTCAAGTCTGAACGCCAGCTGGATCGTCCCTCTCCAGTATCAGGACCGCCTTCTTGGCCTTCTGGGACTCAACATCAAAACACGGGGCACGCTCACCATCCGGGAGGACCGTCTGTTCCTTCAGGCTCTCGGAGCCCAATGGTCGAGCCTTCTGGCCAACGCGTCCCTTTCCCGGGAAATGGCCGGAAAACGGGAAGCGGAATTCCTCTCGAGTCTTCGGGCGTTTACCTTTCACGACCTGAAGAACGCGGGAGTGGCCCTGAAGCTCCTGGTCCACAACGCCCGGAAGAACATCGATTCCCCGGAGTTCCAGCAGGAACTCCTGTTCTGTCTCCAGAACATTTCCGAGCAGATCGACTCTTCCATGTCCCAGCTTCTCTCCCCCTTCCAGCAGGAATATTCCAAAACCCTGGACTTCGATCCGGTCATCCTGATCCAGAACACCGTCCGCGCCCTGAACTGGGACAATCTTCCCGGTCTCGCCATCAAACTCTCCCTTTCCGACACGCCCCCTGTCACCGGTAATCCCCGGGTGCTCGAGACGACCCTCCGGAACCTCCTGATCAACGCCCGGGAAGCTTTCGCAGACTCGGGCGAGATCCTGATCGAAACCCGCACCGAGTCCGACCGGTTGATCCTGGTCGTCTCCGACAACGGTCCGGGCATGTCCCGGGAATTTATCGAGACAAGACTCTTTCGTCCTTTTCAGACAACCAAGAAAAAAGGAACGGGACTCGGGCTTTTCAGCTGCAAACTCCTCATCGAACAAAGCGGGGGCACCATCGAAGTGCATTCGCGGGAAGGGGAAGGCACCGAATTCCGGATCACTCTTCCCTATGCCTCCATCTGA
- a CDS encoding glycosyltransferase family 2 protein, protein MEGTFVDRKTEKVFVVLVTYNRKDLLLECLDGLFRQTRPIDGLVLIDNASTDGTADALYAQKLLPELPPTNDRSVWEFRQESRQDGERTFVYLRLPVNEGGSGGFHEGVKKALEFDCDWLWMMDDDVEPEEGCLQGQLAFSEISKCIHPRKYFQDGLAHEWEGYISPVTGRRIFQPDISFRKGFSFCTVNTGCFEGMLIHRSVVEKIGLPDKRFFLGGDDSVYGFLAHFHTPVLYLRDPRINKKKIYQVENNPIADRSIYYGMRNAFLMQRYLNEKMERYRFVRSFFILMKFADYALNILQNRPEKLRGYRILMRAFRDGLAGNFGKGL, encoded by the coding sequence TTGGAAGGGACTTTTGTAGATCGAAAGACGGAGAAGGTTTTTGTCGTTCTTGTGACCTATAACCGCAAGGACCTCTTGCTGGAATGCCTGGATGGACTCTTTCGCCAGACCAGACCGATCGACGGTCTGGTTCTGATCGACAACGCCTCCACCGACGGGACGGCTGATGCGCTTTATGCCCAGAAGCTTCTTCCCGAACTTCCGCCGACGAATGACCGGTCCGTCTGGGAGTTTCGTCAGGAATCCCGACAGGATGGCGAGAGGACATTTGTGTATCTCCGGCTTCCGGTCAATGAAGGGGGATCCGGCGGATTTCATGAGGGGGTCAAAAAAGCCCTGGAGTTTGATTGTGACTGGTTGTGGATGATGGACGACGATGTGGAACCGGAAGAAGGCTGCCTCCAGGGCCAGCTTGCGTTTTCGGAGATTTCGAAGTGCATCCATCCGCGTAAATATTTTCAGGATGGTCTGGCCCACGAATGGGAAGGGTATATCAGTCCGGTGACAGGCAGACGGATTTTTCAGCCGGATATCTCCTTCCGGAAGGGATTTTCCTTTTGTACTGTCAACACCGGATGTTTTGAAGGCATGCTGATTCACCGGTCTGTTGTGGAAAAAATCGGACTGCCGGACAAACGGTTCTTTCTGGGGGGGGACGATTCGGTCTACGGATTTCTCGCCCACTTCCACACACCTGTCCTGTATCTTCGGGATCCCCGCATCAACAAGAAGAAAATCTATCAGGTCGAAAACAATCCGATTGCCGACCGGAGCATTTATTACGGTATGCGAAACGCGTTTTTAATGCAGCGATATCTGAACGAAAAAATGGAGCGATACCGGTTTGTCCGGTCTTTCTTCATCCTAATGAAATTTGCGGACTATGCCTTGAATATCCTGCAGAACAGACCGGAAAAACTTCGGGGATACCGCATCTTGATGCGCGCGTTTCGGGACGGGTTGGCAGGAAACTTCGGAAAAGGCCTTTAG
- a CDS encoding glycosyltransferase family 2 protein — MNQPVIETNKKQSSLGPSHWKSVEQGRYLFTVFTSAYNREKKIPRVYESMKSQTFRDFEWLIVDDGSVDNTRELVEKWQKEADFPIRYFWKENGGHHSAFNLGVQKAQGTLFLQLDSDDACFPNALEVFADTWNNLPEPKEQYAGITGLCVDQDGKLIGDLYPKDIMDSTSLEMHYRFQVKGEKWGFTRTDLLRSHPFPIVEGVKWFPPNVVWYAIGRKYKTRYINQKLRTYFMETAQKSDQAAYFPVKKVAPGISYLHRTVLNEDIDKFSYSPKDFLRFAVHYGRFSLHAGRSFGTQFKELNNGLAKTLWVLGLPLGMGLYIKDQSKVRKQAKTN, encoded by the coding sequence ATGAACCAACCCGTAATCGAAACGAACAAGAAACAATCCTCTTTAGGACCGTCGCACTGGAAATCCGTTGAACAGGGCCGCTACCTTTTTACGGTCTTCACGTCGGCCTATAACCGGGAGAAAAAGATCCCCAGAGTGTATGAAAGCATGAAGTCCCAGACCTTCCGCGACTTTGAATGGCTCATTGTCGACGACGGATCCGTCGACAACACCCGGGAACTTGTCGAGAAATGGCAAAAAGAGGCGGACTTTCCGATCCGATATTTCTGGAAGGAAAACGGAGGCCACCATTCGGCATTCAACCTCGGAGTGCAAAAAGCCCAGGGAACTCTGTTCCTGCAGCTGGATTCGGACGATGCCTGTTTTCCGAACGCACTCGAAGTCTTTGCCGATACCTGGAACAATCTCCCCGAACCGAAGGAACAATATGCTGGTATCACGGGGCTTTGTGTCGACCAGGACGGCAAATTGATCGGGGATCTCTACCCGAAGGACATCATGGATTCGACATCCCTCGAGATGCATTACCGGTTTCAGGTCAAAGGGGAAAAATGGGGCTTCACCCGGACGGATCTTTTACGCTCCCATCCGTTTCCGATCGTCGAAGGGGTCAAATGGTTCCCGCCCAATGTCGTCTGGTATGCCATCGGACGCAAATACAAGACCCGTTACATCAATCAGAAGCTTCGGACCTACTTCATGGAAACGGCTCAAAAATCGGACCAGGCCGCCTACTTTCCTGTGAAGAAAGTCGCTCCCGGCATTTCCTATCTTCACCGGACGGTCCTGAACGAAGATATCGACAAGTTTTCCTATTCGCCAAAAGACTTTCTCCGCTTCGCCGTCCACTATGGCCGCTTTTCCCTCCATGCAGGGCGGTCTTTTGGGACCCAGTTCAAGGAATTGAACAACGGTCTCGCCAAAACACTCTGGGTTCTGGGTCTTCCTCTTGGAATGGGGCTGTACATCAAGGACCAGTCGAAGGTGCGAAAGCAGGCGAAGACAAACTGA
- a CDS encoding O-antigen ligase family protein, with protein sequence MNNVYPGTGGSLAVSESSPPQGMDFVLPTVPWGYYAAAIVLGFDAFFSVGIPRLVLLPLSAVLFLSLALKSAGTPMPAMMALIVYIPYAKAIAGNMGGFIPGLNYTTALMLIVIIGMYSRIQGTHMELPLPLEATFRRLVLLFCVFGAISVIHTDLVFAQWSVFKSIVDYKRWIDPFLVFFLFSYLVRTQREAKTLIYLMAISMVVVGVGSLYQHHVISGRSHRIRLKGIAGQANQMGAFYANYMFLILGFVWMKGLTSLKKSVFALGFWGCLLGLFATESRGDFLALVMGMLLFLFLRKKVLFFAAIAGIIFVSVNIQFLPSGLRNRIQHTVTHRDPYGFSGSSGQLDASARTRLALWQGAANMIMSHPLMGVGYKMFPEYIYQYVPHNEETDRLPLRHRDGHNAYLMIGAEMGVPALLLFLVLLLYMFRIMWRAYRASPDPYWKTVSVCGLCAVTSLVLTNLFGSRVISLVLAGYLWALLAILLKVPKWAEEGDPDEEPAP encoded by the coding sequence ATGAATAATGTTTATCCGGGAACGGGAGGAAGTCTCGCCGTTTCGGAAAGCTCTCCGCCGCAAGGGATGGATTTTGTTCTTCCGACTGTTCCCTGGGGGTATTATGCAGCGGCCATCGTCCTGGGGTTCGACGCGTTTTTCAGCGTCGGGATTCCGCGCCTGGTTCTTCTCCCGCTTTCGGCGGTCCTTTTTTTGTCGCTTGCCCTGAAATCGGCGGGAACACCCATGCCGGCCATGATGGCTCTTATCGTCTACATCCCCTATGCGAAAGCCATTGCCGGAAATATGGGCGGTTTCATTCCGGGTCTCAACTATACGACCGCCCTGATGTTGATCGTTATTATCGGCATGTATTCACGTATTCAGGGTACACACATGGAGCTGCCTCTTCCCCTGGAAGCGACATTTCGCCGGCTTGTCCTCTTGTTTTGTGTCTTTGGTGCGATCTCCGTCATTCATACCGATCTGGTCTTTGCCCAATGGTCCGTGTTCAAGTCCATCGTGGACTACAAGCGCTGGATCGATCCGTTCCTTGTGTTTTTTCTCTTTTCCTATCTGGTCCGAACCCAGAGAGAAGCGAAAACGCTGATCTATCTGATGGCAATCAGCATGGTGGTGGTGGGGGTCGGAAGTCTCTACCAGCATCATGTCATTTCTGGAAGAAGCCATCGGATTCGTCTGAAAGGGATTGCCGGCCAGGCGAACCAGATGGGGGCCTTCTATGCGAACTACATGTTTCTCATCCTGGGATTCGTCTGGATGAAGGGGCTCACCTCCCTGAAGAAATCGGTCTTTGCCCTGGGATTCTGGGGCTGTCTTCTGGGGCTCTTTGCCACCGAGTCCCGGGGAGACTTCCTGGCACTGGTTATGGGCATGCTTCTTTTCCTTTTCCTCCGGAAAAAAGTTCTGTTCTTTGCAGCGATCGCCGGGATCATCTTCGTGTCCGTCAATATCCAGTTCCTTCCGTCCGGTCTCCGGAACCGGATCCAGCATACCGTCACACATCGCGATCCATACGGATTCTCCGGCTCCTCCGGCCAACTTGACGCCAGCGCCAGGACTCGCCTTGCTCTCTGGCAGGGGGCGGCGAACATGATCATGAGCCATCCGCTGATGGGCGTCGGATACAAGATGTTTCCCGAATACATTTACCAGTATGTTCCCCATAACGAAGAAACGGACCGGCTTCCGCTTCGTCATCGGGACGGTCACAACGCCTATCTCATGATCGGCGCCGAAATGGGGGTTCCGGCTCTCCTGCTGTTTCTGGTGCTCCTTCTGTACATGTTCCGGATCATGTGGAGGGCCTATCGCGCAAGCCCCGATCCCTATTGGAAAACCGTGTCGGTCTGCGGGCTCTGCGCCGTCACGTCCCTCGTTTTGACCAATCTATTCGGATCAAGGGTCATCAGCCTTGTCCTGGCGGGCTACCTCTGGGCCCTGCTCGCCATTCTTCTGAAAGTGCCCAAATGGGCGGAAGAGGGGGACCCGGACGAGGAGCCTGCCCCATGA
- a CDS encoding glycosyltransferase, whose translation MIPVLYLIEHLRQGGSERYVSELVRSAREMGVEPHVGCFAEGGIFYDDIRLAGIPLQAYPLESLYHPSVLWTIRALLAYMREHRIRIVHSFQPNANVLGTVVGRLSKTKVIISRRNLGDFGGLGSPRLAWLQKTITNRLSHRVLANSRAVREAAIRGEGFPPEKVVLIYNGLDTERFRPLPDPSSRRRELGIPENGFVFGIASGFRPVKGVDVVIRAFAKARPLCPDSVLVIAGDGPGRQELESLVRDLGVIDRVLFLGVRSDMETVYPVFDAFVLTSHSEGFSNAILEAMGTGLPVVASRVGGNIEMVEDGVRGYLVPPGDVETLSDRLCRLSADPVLSRAMGKEARAWVERTNARDVIVRRFGELYRGVLDE comes from the coding sequence ATGATTCCGGTGCTGTATCTGATCGAACATCTGCGGCAGGGGGGAAGCGAGCGGTACGTTTCCGAACTCGTCCGTTCCGCCCGGGAAATGGGCGTCGAGCCTCATGTCGGGTGCTTTGCGGAAGGAGGGATTTTCTACGACGATATCCGCCTGGCCGGCATCCCCCTTCAGGCGTATCCTCTTGAAAGTCTCTATCATCCATCGGTCCTCTGGACAATCCGTGCCCTTTTGGCCTATATGCGCGAACACCGGATCCGGATTGTGCACAGCTTCCAGCCCAACGCGAACGTTCTGGGGACGGTCGTCGGACGACTGTCGAAAACGAAAGTGATCATCTCCCGCCGCAATCTTGGAGACTTCGGGGGACTGGGCTCCCCGAGACTCGCCTGGCTCCAGAAAACGATCACGAACAGACTCTCCCACCGGGTTCTGGCGAATTCCCGGGCGGTCCGGGAGGCCGCCATCCGGGGAGAGGGGTTTCCGCCGGAAAAAGTCGTCCTGATCTACAACGGTCTCGATACTGAGCGCTTTCGTCCCCTTCCGGATCCGTCCTCCCGGAGGCGGGAGCTGGGGATTCCCGAAAACGGATTCGTGTTCGGGATCGCCTCCGGTTTCCGGCCGGTCAAGGGGGTGGATGTGGTGATACGGGCCTTTGCGAAGGCGCGCCCTCTCTGTCCCGACAGTGTTCTGGTCATCGCCGGGGACGGGCCCGGGCGACAAGAACTCGAAAGTTTGGTCCGGGATCTCGGAGTGATCGACCGGGTCCTTTTTCTGGGCGTGCGTTCCGACATGGAGACGGTCTACCCGGTCTTCGACGCCTTCGTGCTCACCTCGCACAGCGAGGGATTTTCCAACGCGATCCTCGAGGCGATGGGAACGGGACTTCCCGTGGTGGCTTCACGTGTGGGAGGCAACATCGAAATGGTGGAAGACGGTGTTCGGGGCTATCTGGTTCCTCCCGGGGATGTGGAGACGCTTTCGGACCGTCTCTGCCGCCTCTCCGCCGACCCCGTTCTCTCCCGCGCCATGGGCAAGGAAGCCCGGGCCTGGGTCGAAAGGACGAACGCCCGGGACGTGATTGTCCGGCGGTTTGGCGAGCTCTACCGGGGAGTGCTGGATGAGTGA
- a CDS encoding glycosyltransferase, producing the protein MSETRASNGSPLSVCHLFPSLPLHGAENHFLKLCRNLDPDVIRTSIVVMVERGELAPDFEALGIPVTLIPKRSRYDLTVVPRLRNFLKTGHYDIIHTHLFTANFWGRLASFGLSSLLVSSAHNVVPKERPTLVRVENFLDRLQSRWTDAIFCVTGQVLQSMKSDAGLPRHKLVAIENGLPFPEATERRLTEARHRLGLPVDRRILAVIGRFSTQKNHAGFLEAVARVRTTYPDLLVLFIGEGELEGVVREQVAALGLGEAVRFLGQRRDVPALLEALDLLVVPSLWEGLPNVMLEAMAAHVPVVATAVGGIPDVLTDGVTGIVCQTSPESLSEAMARALSRPDEMSRMADAASDLIRDRYDIRNTARRYTGFYRNLDRQKRFSRGMRDVIRTGTGRLMSRPGKGSPGSLRVLMYHRIDDDPGKDILAVTPFSFFEQMRWLKEEGFPVLPVSEALKRLSEGNLPEGAVCITFDDGYRDNFTEAFPVLSRFHFSAMVFPVTGFVRGEGEHPRYRQSPVPVPYLTVDQVRQMKEAGIEFGCHTHTHALLPGISDDQAKDEICQAKKLLEDWTEAPVEVFAYPNGAFQHRHFSMLDEHGFQAAFSVMPGVNCRETDRWILRRTEVSGRDSLRDFMHKMRGGLDFWQGLYQSVKGFYR; encoded by the coding sequence ATGAGTGAGACGCGCGCGTCGAATGGAAGTCCCCTGTCGGTCTGCCATCTTTTTCCGTCCCTCCCCCTCCATGGAGCGGAAAACCATTTTCTGAAGCTCTGCCGGAATCTGGACCCGGACGTCATCCGGACCTCCATCGTTGTGATGGTCGAACGGGGGGAGCTGGCCCCCGATTTTGAAGCCCTGGGGATTCCGGTGACCCTGATTCCGAAGAGGAGCCGGTACGACCTGACTGTCGTACCCCGGCTCCGGAATTTTTTGAAAACGGGCCATTACGACATCATCCACACTCATCTCTTTACCGCCAATTTCTGGGGTCGGCTGGCATCTTTTGGCCTTTCTTCTCTGCTCGTGAGTTCCGCCCACAACGTCGTTCCCAAAGAGCGGCCGACGCTGGTCCGGGTCGAAAATTTCCTCGACCGCCTCCAGTCCCGCTGGACGGACGCCATTTTCTGCGTGACCGGCCAGGTTTTGCAGTCGATGAAATCGGACGCCGGACTCCCCCGCCACAAACTGGTCGCGATCGAAAACGGCCTGCCGTTTCCCGAGGCCACCGAGCGTCGGCTCACCGAAGCCCGTCATCGTCTGGGCCTGCCGGTGGACCGGAGGATTTTGGCGGTGATCGGCCGTTTCTCCACTCAGAAAAATCATGCGGGATTTCTCGAGGCGGTCGCAAGGGTCCGGACAACATATCCTGACCTTCTGGTCCTGTTCATCGGAGAAGGGGAACTCGAAGGCGTCGTCCGGGAACAGGTGGCCGCTCTCGGGCTCGGGGAAGCGGTCCGGTTTCTGGGGCAGAGGCGGGACGTTCCGGCACTTCTCGAGGCGCTGGACCTTCTGGTGGTTCCGTCCCTGTGGGAGGGGCTCCCCAACGTGATGCTGGAAGCGATGGCGGCCCATGTCCCGGTAGTCGCGACGGCGGTGGGCGGAATCCCCGACGTCCTGACCGACGGGGTCACGGGGATCGTTTGCCAGACTTCGCCGGAAAGCTTGTCGGAGGCCATGGCCCGGGCGCTGTCCCGTCCGGACGAGATGTCCCGGATGGCTGACGCGGCTTCGGACCTGATCCGGGACCGCTACGACATCCGGAACACGGCCCGGCGCTATACAGGGTTCTACCGAAACCTGGACCGGCAGAAACGCTTCTCCCGGGGGATGCGGGATGTCATCCGGACGGGAACGGGACGTTTGATGTCCCGTCCCGGAAAAGGGAGCCCCGGAAGTTTGCGCGTCCTGATGTATCACCGGATCGACGACGATCCGGGGAAGGACATTCTGGCGGTGACGCCGTTTTCCTTTTTCGAGCAGATGCGCTGGCTGAAGGAGGAGGGGTTCCCCGTCCTTCCGGTCAGTGAGGCCCTGAAGAGACTTTCGGAAGGGAATTTGCCCGAAGGTGCCGTCTGCATCACCTTCGACGACGGGTACCGGGACAATTTTACCGAAGCGTTCCCCGTCCTGTCCCGCTTCCATTTTTCGGCGATGGTGTTTCCGGTAACCGGATTTGTCAGGGGAGAGGGGGAACATCCCCGATACCGGCAGAGTCCGGTTCCCGTCCCGTACCTGACGGTCGATCAGGTGAGGCAGATGAAGGAGGCGGGCATCGAATTCGGTTGCCATACCCACACGCATGCCCTTCTTCCGGGGATCTCCGACGATCAGGCCAAAGACGAAATCTGTCAGGCAAAGAAATTGCTCGAGGACTGGACAGAGGCACCGGTCGAGGTTTTCGCTTATCCCAACGGAGCCTTTCAGCACCGGCATTTTTCCATGCTCGACGAGCATGGTTTTCAGGCGGCGTTCTCTGTCATGCCGGGTGTCAACTGTCGGGAAACCGACCGGTGGATCCTCCGGCGAACCGAAGTCAGCGGCCGGGACAGTCTCAGGGATTTTATGCACAAAATGCGGGGCGGCCTGGATTTCTGGCAGGGCCTTTATCAAAGTGTCAAAGGATTTTACAGATGA
- a CDS encoding glycosyltransferase — MNDRPFKILYLMTDPFGMGGVQSDLKALGPYFVSRGHEVVVACPPGDQVDVLTRGGVTHIPFTVHFRTPGQFAEQARKLRSLIERVRPTVLAPQSIRASWICHAAAKTLPLARVTTIHNIHSNINALWAGVILNRASHLVIFESDHEHRRITRLGLARRKTRVIPSGIDTEMFYPDPGARQKMRSALPGLGPDDVVFGCVARLSEEKAHDNLLASYAVVRKTYPNTRLVLVGDGPLRGEIESLARVLGIAPFVHFAGQQRNVREWLNLFDVFVLASTRESLPRAAREAMACGLPVIATRVGATREAVRDGENGFLVPPSQVDAFARAMIHLLFDPALRTRMGRESRRMIDARFSQSKWLADNESVYQVAGSLAGRFSSREIGPKLLDPAVTTCS; from the coding sequence ATGAATGATCGCCCGTTCAAAATTCTTTACCTCATGACCGACCCATTCGGGATGGGTGGTGTCCAGAGCGATCTGAAAGCCCTGGGTCCCTATTTCGTGTCCCGGGGGCACGAGGTTGTCGTGGCCTGTCCTCCCGGGGACCAGGTCGATGTCCTGACCCGGGGCGGAGTGACCCATATTCCGTTTACCGTACACTTCCGGACGCCCGGGCAGTTCGCCGAACAGGCCAGAAAGCTCCGGAGTCTCATTGAACGGGTCCGGCCGACCGTTCTCGCCCCCCAGTCCATCCGCGCCTCCTGGATCTGCCATGCGGCCGCGAAAACCCTTCCCCTGGCCCGCGTCACGACGATCCACAACATCCACAGCAACATCAACGCGCTTTGGGCGGGCGTGATCCTGAACCGGGCGTCGCATCTCGTGATTTTCGAATCCGATCACGAACACCGGCGGATTACACGGCTGGGCCTTGCCCGACGGAAAACCCGGGTGATCCCGAGCGGAATCGACACGGAGATGTTCTATCCCGATCCCGGCGCCCGCCAGAAGATGAGGTCAGCCTTGCCGGGACTCGGGCCCGACGATGTCGTTTTCGGATGCGTCGCCCGTCTGTCCGAGGAAAAGGCCCACGATAACCTCCTGGCTTCCTATGCGGTCGTCCGGAAGACCTATCCGAATACGCGCCTTGTGCTGGTGGGGGATGGCCCTCTCCGGGGCGAGATCGAATCCCTGGCCCGCGTGCTCGGGATTGCTCCCTTCGTCCATTTCGCCGGTCAGCAGAGGAACGTGCGCGAATGGCTGAACCTTTTCGATGTGTTTGTTCTGGCCTCGACCCGGGAGTCTCTTCCACGCGCCGCCCGGGAAGCCATGGCTTGTGGACTTCCGGTCATCGCCACCCGGGTTGGGGCCACCCGGGAAGCGGTCCGGGACGGAGAAAACGGGTTCCTTGTTCCTCCTTCCCAGGTCGATGCATTTGCGAGGGCCATGATCCATTTGCTGTTCGACCCCGCCTTGCGGACCCGGATGGGACGGGAAAGCCGCAGGATGATCGACGCGCGATTCTCCCAGTCCAAGTGGCTGGCCGACAACGAATCCGTCTATCAGGTCGCGGGAAGTCTCGCGGGGCGCTTTTCTTCCCGGGAGATCGGGCCGAAGCTCCTCGACCCGGCGGTTACGACATGCTCCTGA